A genome region from Actinomycetota bacterium includes the following:
- the hisG gene encoding ATP phosphoribosyltransferase, which translates to MLKLVLPKGSLEAATLALFDDADLRLDRASARDYFARIDDPRVDEVAILRPQEIPRYVEEGFFDVGITGRDWIEETSADVLTLAELHYSKATSNPIRVVLAVPRGSPWESVDDVPDGIKISTELPELTRRFFEARGKKVKVFLSYGATEAKVGSIVDACVDVTETGSTLRKNGLKIIAELLVSRTELIANHAAAADVEKRAAMDDLRTLLLGAIDARGRVLLKLNVATADLEAVLDILPSLKAPTINQLAHEDAYAVETVVDKRGVNRLIPALKARGASGILEVPITKIVA; encoded by the coding sequence ATGCTGAAGCTCGTGTTACCGAAGGGGTCGCTGGAGGCGGCGACCCTCGCGCTGTTCGACGACGCCGACCTGCGGCTGGACCGGGCCAGCGCCCGCGACTACTTCGCGCGCATCGACGACCCGCGCGTCGACGAGGTCGCGATCCTGCGCCCACAGGAGATCCCGCGCTACGTCGAAGAGGGCTTCTTCGACGTCGGCATCACCGGACGCGACTGGATCGAGGAGACCTCCGCCGACGTGCTGACCCTCGCGGAGCTGCACTACTCCAAGGCCACGTCGAACCCGATCCGGGTGGTGTTGGCCGTCCCCCGCGGATCGCCGTGGGAGTCGGTCGACGACGTTCCCGACGGGATCAAGATCTCCACGGAACTCCCCGAGCTGACCCGCCGCTTCTTCGAGGCGCGCGGGAAGAAGGTCAAGGTGTTCCTGTCCTACGGAGCCACCGAGGCGAAGGTCGGCAGCATCGTGGACGCCTGCGTGGACGTCACCGAGACCGGCTCGACGCTGCGCAAGAACGGGCTGAAGATCATCGCCGAGTTGCTGGTCTCACGAACGGAGCTGATCGCCAACCACGCCGCCGCCGCGGACGTCGAGAAGCGGGCCGCGATGGACGACCTGCGCACGTTGCTGCTCGGCGCGATCGACGCGCGGGGACGCGTGCTCCTGAAGCTCAACGTCGCGACCGCCGACCTCGAAGCGGTGTTGGACATCCTGCCCAGCCTGAAAGCCCCCACCATCAACCAGCTCGCGCACGAGGACGCGTACGCGGTGGAGACGGTCGTCGACAAGCGCGGCGTGAACCGGCTGATCCCGGCGCTCAAAGCCCGCGGAGCGTCGGGGATCCTCGAGGTGCCGATCACCAAGATCGTCGCCTAG
- the ribH gene encoding 6,7-dimethyl-8-ribityllumazine synthase, with amino-acid sequence MRQGYAPGQPDATGLRIGIVASRFNPTVVGRLLDGAVEALQAVGARRDDVQVWWVPGAFEIPLLAHRLAASGSVDCVVALGAVIRGETPHFDFVAGEATRGCGAVAREFGIAVGFGIITTDTVAQAEARAGGTHGNKGAEAALAAVETTNLLAQFRP; translated from the coding sequence GTGAGGCAGGGCTACGCCCCCGGCCAGCCGGACGCGACCGGGCTGAGGATCGGGATCGTGGCGTCCCGGTTCAACCCGACGGTGGTCGGGCGTCTGCTCGACGGGGCGGTGGAGGCGCTGCAGGCCGTCGGCGCCCGACGCGACGACGTGCAGGTGTGGTGGGTGCCGGGCGCGTTCGAGATCCCGCTGTTGGCGCACCGTCTCGCGGCCAGCGGCTCGGTCGACTGTGTGGTGGCGCTCGGCGCAGTCATCCGCGGCGAGACCCCCCACTTCGACTTCGTCGCCGGCGAAGCGACCCGCGGGTGCGGGGCGGTCGCGCGTGAGTTCGGTATCGCGGTGGGGTTCGGCATCATCACCACCGACACCGTCGCCCAGGCCGAGGCCCGAGCCGGCGGGACGCACGGCAACAAAGGCGCCGAGGCGGCGCTCGCCGCCGTTGAGACCACGAACCTGCTGGCGCAGTTCCGCCCGTAG
- a CDS encoding bifunctional 3,4-dihydroxy-2-butanone-4-phosphate synthase/GTP cyclohydrolase II encodes MVVVVDDAGRENEGDLIMAADQVTPDAIAFMVRHTSGVICLPVVGERLDELEIPLMVVDNTEAHGTAFTVSVDAKDGVTTGISAADRARTIRAVIDASNGPDDLARPGHIFPLRYVDGGVLRRPGHTEAAVDLARLAGRYPAGVIGEIVNDDGTMARLPQLQEFAAQHHLPLISIADLIAYRRRRERLVRRVVETRLPTPYGAWRAIGYESLADGTHHVALLYGDAEGQPDMLVRMHSECLTGDVFRSQRCDCGAQLDLAMARIAEQGTGVLVYLRGHEGRGIGLIHKLQAYQLQDHGADTVEANLQLGFPADARDYGTGASILADLGLSTLRLLTNNPAKRAGLEGFGLQIVERVPLQVRSNPANAFYLDTKQHKLGHLFSAAPVGVIASTGVGDLARQADVERDGLAFAPVIPVGTGEDDGA; translated from the coding sequence GTCACCCCGGACGCGATCGCGTTCATGGTCCGCCACACAAGCGGGGTGATCTGCCTCCCGGTCGTCGGTGAGCGGCTCGACGAGCTCGAGATCCCCCTGATGGTGGTCGACAACACCGAAGCGCACGGCACCGCGTTCACGGTCTCGGTCGACGCCAAGGACGGGGTGACGACCGGCATCAGCGCCGCGGACCGCGCACGAACCATCCGCGCGGTGATCGACGCGTCGAACGGCCCCGACGACCTGGCCCGCCCTGGTCACATCTTCCCGCTGCGGTACGTCGACGGAGGGGTGCTGCGCCGACCCGGCCACACCGAGGCCGCAGTCGACCTCGCCCGCCTCGCCGGCCGGTACCCCGCGGGGGTGATCGGCGAGATCGTCAACGACGACGGCACCATGGCGCGGCTGCCGCAGCTGCAGGAGTTCGCTGCCCAGCACCACCTGCCGCTGATCTCCATCGCGGACCTGATCGCCTACCGCCGCCGGCGCGAGCGTCTGGTCCGCCGGGTGGTGGAGACCCGCCTGCCGACCCCGTACGGGGCGTGGCGGGCGATCGGGTACGAGTCGCTGGCCGACGGCACCCACCATGTGGCGCTGCTGTACGGCGACGCCGAGGGCCAACCCGACATGCTGGTGCGGATGCATTCGGAGTGTCTCACCGGCGACGTGTTCCGCTCCCAGCGGTGCGACTGCGGGGCGCAGCTGGACCTGGCCATGGCACGCATCGCCGAGCAGGGCACCGGCGTCCTGGTGTACCTGCGTGGCCACGAGGGCCGGGGCATCGGCCTGATCCACAAGCTGCAGGCCTACCAGCTGCAGGACCACGGGGCCGACACGGTCGAGGCGAACCTGCAGCTGGGTTTCCCCGCCGACGCACGCGACTACGGCACCGGCGCGTCCATCCTCGCCGACCTCGGGCTCTCGACGCTCCGGCTGCTCACCAACAACCCGGCCAAGCGCGCCGGGCTGGAGGGGTTCGGCCTGCAGATCGTCGAGCGGGTCCCGCTGCAGGTCCGATCCAACCCCGCGAACGCCTTCTACCTCGACACCAAGCAGCACAAGCTCGGCCACCTCTTCTCGGCTGCGCCCGTCGGGGTCATCGCGTCGACGGGTGTCGGTGACCTAGCCCGGCAAGCCGACGTGGAGCGTGACGGGCTGGCCTTCGCCCCGGTGATCCCCGTGGGGACGGGTGAGGACGACGGCGCGTGA